A section of the Amycolatopsis sp. AA4 genome encodes:
- the mltG gene encoding endolytic transglycosylase MltG translates to MRSTEDWDLPPHAADDLPRARPRRITPGEAPAAGNDLPPADVEPPAGRRRRREDGPPVDAEPLSGRRRLEDAPPPGEPPAGRRRRREDIPPPVDVEPPSGRRRRDDVDLPVDAAAPGRRRAPEMPPPPPARRAPAPPPDGSLPPDPRFAEASMPRDPRFADASMPPDPRFAEASMPRDPRFADASMPRDPRFADASMPRDPRTQPPRRQPVEQPTEVIPTVPDAAHEPEHPDEQHIDGLFEDEYDEYGEYEDYDEEYDGYDEDGYPADDGAEPPVEEPPAKKPRKKRKRAIGWIAALLVLVLLSGGAYFGYQKIFGYADFDGPGDGDALVQVEQGDTTSAIGAKLTDAGVVASSRAFVKAGAENTALSKIQQGYYLLRQHMSGEGAVDLITSPTARVGRLEIRPYTQFDDITQPDGKVTPGVYSLMSKASCATMNGKSTCVPVAELRKTVADADLKALGAPEWALADAGKALSKDKRLEGLIAPGVYDVKPGWSATELITDLVKQSADSIQAAGLTAQNTGPGMSPYQTLIIASLIEREAIKPDFGKISRVIYNRLAQRIRLQLDSTVNYVLDRPTLLTKPEDRAKAGPYNTYANYGLPPTPIAVPSMDAIKAAVSPTPGDWVYFVKCEKDGHSCFAVTNDQHNENRHLAEQRGVI, encoded by the coding sequence ATGCGGTCGACGGAGGACTGGGACTTGCCGCCGCACGCGGCCGACGACCTTCCGCGCGCCCGGCCGCGCCGCATCACTCCGGGCGAGGCCCCGGCGGCCGGGAACGACCTGCCGCCCGCGGACGTCGAGCCGCCCGCCGGTCGACGCCGTCGCCGCGAAGACGGTCCGCCGGTAGACGCGGAACCTCTTTCCGGCCGTCGCCGCCTCGAAGACGCGCCCCCGCCGGGCGAGCCGCCCGCCGGCCGTCGCCGCCGGCGCGAGGACATTCCGCCGCCCGTCGACGTCGAGCCGCCGTCCGGCCGCCGTCGCCGGGACGACGTCGACCTGCCGGTGGACGCGGCCGCTCCGGGCCGTCGCCGGGCGCCGGAGATGCCGCCGCCCCCACCGGCCCGGCGCGCTCCCGCTCCGCCGCCGGACGGCTCCCTGCCGCCGGATCCCCGGTTCGCCGAAGCTTCGATGCCGCGTGATCCCCGGTTCGCGGACGCGTCGATGCCGCCGGACCCGCGCTTCGCCGAGGCCTCGATGCCGCGTGATCCCCGGTTCGCCGACGCTTCCATGCCGCGCGACCCGCGTTTCGCGGACGCGTCGATGCCCCGCGATCCGCGCACCCAGCCGCCGCGCCGGCAGCCGGTCGAGCAGCCCACCGAGGTGATCCCGACCGTGCCCGACGCCGCGCACGAACCGGAGCACCCGGACGAGCAGCACATCGACGGCCTCTTCGAGGACGAGTACGACGAATACGGCGAGTACGAGGACTACGACGAGGAGTACGACGGCTACGACGAGGACGGCTACCCCGCCGACGACGGGGCCGAGCCGCCGGTCGAGGAGCCGCCCGCGAAGAAGCCGCGCAAGAAGCGCAAGCGCGCGATCGGCTGGATCGCCGCGCTGCTCGTGCTCGTCCTGCTCAGCGGCGGGGCCTATTTCGGGTACCAGAAGATCTTCGGCTACGCGGACTTCGACGGCCCCGGCGACGGCGACGCGCTCGTGCAGGTCGAACAGGGCGACACGACGTCCGCCATCGGTGCGAAGCTCACCGACGCGGGCGTGGTCGCGAGTTCCCGCGCGTTCGTGAAGGCGGGCGCGGAGAACACCGCGCTGAGCAAGATCCAGCAGGGCTACTACCTGCTGCGCCAGCACATGTCCGGCGAGGGCGCGGTCGACCTGATCACCTCGCCGACCGCGCGCGTCGGGCGGCTGGAAATCCGGCCGTACACGCAGTTCGACGACATCACCCAGCCCGACGGCAAGGTCACGCCGGGCGTGTACAGCCTGATGTCGAAGGCTTCGTGCGCGACTATGAACGGCAAGAGCACCTGCGTCCCGGTGGCCGAGCTGCGCAAGACCGTCGCGGACGCCGATCTCAAGGCTCTCGGCGCGCCGGAGTGGGCGCTGGCCGACGCGGGCAAGGCGCTGAGCAAGGACAAACGTCTGGAAGGCCTGATCGCGCCCGGCGTGTACGACGTGAAACCCGGCTGGAGCGCGACCGAGCTGATCACCGACCTGGTGAAGCAGTCGGCCGATTCGATCCAGGCGGCCGGGCTCACCGCGCAGAACACCGGGCCGGGGATGTCGCCGTACCAGACGCTGATCATCGCGTCGCTCATCGAGCGCGAGGCGATCAAACCGGACTTCGGCAAGATCTCGCGGGTGATCTACAACCGGCTCGCGCAGCGCATCCGGCTGCAGCTGGACTCGACGGTCAACTACGTGCTGGACCGCCCGACGCTGCTCACCAAACCCGAGGACCGGGCGAAGGCCGGACCGTACAACACCTACGCCAACTACGGTCTCCCGCCGACGCCGATCGCGGTGCCCAGCATGGACGCGATCAAGGCCGCGGTCAGCCCGACTCCCGGCGACTGGGTGTACTTCGTGAAATGCGAGAAGGACGGGCATTCCTGCTTCGCGGTCACGAATGACCAGCACAACGAGAACCGGCACCTGGCGGAGCAGCGTGGCGTCATCTGA